The following proteins are co-located in the Primulina tabacum isolate GXHZ01 chromosome 11, ASM2559414v2, whole genome shotgun sequence genome:
- the LOC142519739 gene encoding protein FAR1-RELATED SEQUENCE 6-like: MVNAGISVSAAVSFMENEACESENLGFTRKDAYDHMSRLKKHTKVENGDVTVLIKYFINTANKENYFYWNVQLDDDDRNVMFDLAFMSDETESSFEWLFTAFLDSMNEKQPQAIFSDQCQAIMNAIETVFPHSHHRLYEFEATWKYMIDTYNLDDHRWLNGMYRLREKWATAFSSGRFSAGLLATSRSETTNMTGM, from the exons ATGGTAAATGCTGGAATATCTGTCTCTGCTGCTGTTTCTTTCATGGAAAATGAAGCATGTGAATCAGAAAATTTGGGTTTTACTAGAAAGGATGCATATGATCATATGAGTCGACTGAAAAAACATACCAAAGTTGAGAATGGAGATGTCACTGtgcttattaaatattttataaatactgCGAATAAAGAGAATTACTTTTACTGGAACGTGCAATTGGATGATGACGATAGG AATGTGATGTTTGACTTGGCCTTTATGTCAGATGAAACCGAAAGTTcttttgaatggttgtttaCAGCATTTCTTGATTCTATGAATGAAAAGCAACCTCAAGCTATTTTTTCAGATCAATGTCAAGCTATTATGAATGCCATCGAAACAGTTTTTCCACATTCACATCATCGTTTAT ATGAATTTGAGGCCACATGGAAATATATGATTGATACATATAATTTGGATGATCATAGATGGTTGAATGGGATGTACAGACTCAGGGAAAAATGGGCTACTGCCTTTAGTAGTGGAAGGTTTAGTGCGGGACTTTTGGCTACTTCTAGGAGTGAGACCACAAATATGACTGGCATGTAA
- the LOC142518098 gene encoding uncharacterized protein LOC142518098 codes for MVSCSNNSTAEEAEVAEQTKYFKIQYLSSDNKKPTSPKDPLDLCFPELEDIPTSFSDSFLDFDSINSWFVEVKPEIDIVHKMADSGEHPVGSGSDKSEFRAAVEGLEIGGDEICGKDLVGVESSGGVSGQEKCETGGVTRSEVMGSELVDSKIIDEGVFIRGELCKNSVDLGCSIDEQLGKVNLEEPLNASIISEIVENLNGTIRGVDDVAKGDVLNSGEWIKGGISAVMDGGGSGVKSHEVVNDKGGNSIDDSESEDESSSSSSSSSSDDEDERDEDSGDMAGGKTSSNKEGREVDVEEGEILLTDGDEMVGWSDNENDEDGGIGAAGPVTSKNELKILPPVASVTVTLQPHHQTLPVGIILSIIGAQVIVEGIEKHNPLNEGSILWITESRSPLGIIDEIFGPVKNPYYVVRYNFESEVPSNIQQGTSISFVSEFANHVLNDKSLYQKGYDASGENDEELSDELEFSDDEKEAVYKKMHKMKKRGTSESKPGTKRKDKRQFKSQPGNWKSSQVPSSKTPHFSDNLPITESLNNGSSAGLGLAFTANQAIVPPLPVQTPMPGFCAPNGSWGIGFLGQQPLNIGDLSGVPAAANFMQWMQPNQPPFRLHQMPPVQNSTIPGLPFNFSSSVNQPNFGGVPAFTPWLGLPNQNVFNQSSTGIGSQTPLPQDVVEQVFQFDGSQVSNSLQPNPQNFNRFRGGGRRGHNRGGRHYGGGRGTSRGP; via the exons ATGGTTAGTTGCTCGAACAATTCTACAGCTGAAGAGGCAGAAGTAGCAGAGCAGACCAAATACTTCAAGATTCAATATTTATCGTCAGATAACAAGAAACCAACTTCACCAAAGGACCCACTCGATCTCTGTTTTCCTGAGCTCGAGGATATCCCTACGTCCTTTTCTGATTCTTTTCTTGATTTTGACTCAATCAATAGCTGGTTTGTTGAGGTAAAACCTGAGATTGACATCGTCCACAAAATGGCTGATTCGGGAGAACATCCAGTTGGTTCTGGGTCAGATAAAAGTGAATTTAGGGCTGCCGTGGAGGGTTTGGAAATTGGAGGCGATGAGATTTGCGGTAAAGATTTAGTTGGAGTTGAATCGAGTGGAGGGGTGTCGGGGCAAGAGAAGTGCGAGACTGGGGGTGTTACTAGAAGTGAAGTAATGGGTAGTGAGTTGGTTGACAGCAAAATAATTGATGAAGGGGTTTTTATTAGAGGTGAGCTATGTAAGAATTCGGTGGATTTGGGGTGTTCTATCGATGAGCAGCTGGGAAAAGTAAACTTAGAAGAGCCGCTGAATGCTTCGATTATTTCGGAGATTGTTGAGAATTTAAATGGTACAATTAGAGGGGTGGATGATGTTGCTAAAGGTGATGTGTTGAATAGTGGTGAATGGATCAAAGGTGGTATAAGTGCTGTAATGGATGGTGGTGGAAGTGGGGTGAAGAGCCATGAAGTGGTGAATGATAAAGGTGGAAACAGTATTGATGATTCAGAGTCCGAGGATGAAAGTTCATCGTCATCATCATCTTCTAGTAGTGATGACGAGGATGAACGTGATGAGGACAGTGGAGATATGGCTGGTGGAAAGACATCCAGTAATAAGGAAGGAAGAGAGGTTGATGTAGAAGAAGGTGAAATTTTGTTAACTGATGGAGATGAAATGGTTGGGTGGAGCgataatgaaaatgatgaagatGGTGGAATTGGAGCTGCAGGGCCCGTCACATCTAAGAATGAGCTTAAG ATTCTACCACCCGTTGCTTCTGTCACCGTGACCTTGCAACCACATCATCAGACACTTCCAGTTGGAATTATTTTGTCG ATCATAGGGGCCCAGGTTATAGTGGAAGGGATCGAGAAACACAATCCTCTCAATGAGGGCTCAATTCTTTGGATTACTGAAAGCAGGTCACCACTTGGGATAATAGATGAAATTTTTGGGCCTGTCAAGAATCCTTATTATGTTGTCAGATACAATTTTGAGAGTGAAGTTCCATCCAACATCCAGCAAGGGACTTCAATCTCATTTGTTTCTGAATTTGCAAATCATGTGCTCAATGACAAGAGTCTTTACcagaaagggtatgacgcatctGGTGAAAATGACGAGGAGTTGTCGGACGAGTTGGAATTCTCAGATGATGAAAAAGAGGCTGTGTACAAGAAGATGCATAAAATGAAGAAGAGAGGAACAAGCGAATCAAAGCCTGGAACTAAACGAAAGGATAAGAGACAGTTCAAGAGTCAACCGGGTAATTGGAAGAGCAGTCAAGTTCCTTCATCAAAAACTCCACATTTTAGTGATAATCTACCAATAACTGAATCCTTAAATAATGGAAGCTCGGCTGGTCTTGGACTGGCCTTTACTGCTAATCAAGCCATTGTTCCTCCATTACCTGTTCAGACACCCATGCCTGGTTTTTGTGCTCCTAATGGGAGTTGGGGTATTGGGTTTCTCGGCCAACAGCCGTTAAATATAGGTGACCTTTCTGGTGTACCAGCAGCAGCAAATTTTATGCAGTGGATGCAACCGAATCAACCTCCTTTTCGGTTACATCAAATGCCTCCTGTACAAAACAGTACCATTCCAGGATTGCCTTTTAACTTTAGTTCTTCTGTTAATCAACCAAACTTCGGTGGGGTTCCAGCATTTACACCCTGGCTTGGTCTTCCAAATCAGAATGTGTTCAATCAGTCATCCACGGGAATAGGTTCACAGACTCCTCTGCCCCAGGATGTGGTAGAGCAAGTATTTCAGTTTGATGGATCACAAGTTAGTAATAGTTTGCAGCCGAATCCCCAGAATTTTAATCGATTCCGTGGTGGGGGAAGAAGAGGGCATAATAGAGGTGGGCGACATTACGGTGGTGGGAGAGGCACATCTCGAGGTCCTTAG